A stretch of DNA from Sugiyamaella lignohabitans strain CBS 10342 chromosome B, complete sequence:
TCGCCATCCATTCCATGGATTCCAGTTTCATCAATATGAACCGCATGGAGATGTAGTCCCTGTCGACCTCCATGTGTAGAAGACTGAAAGCGAAGCATATCAGCTACCATATCCAAAAGAGCTAATGAAGACCGTCCAAAAGACAGCGGTAATAACACATCAGGTACTTTCGCTCCAGGTGTGTAGTTTACTTTGTAGTCCTCCatccgcttcttctgcttaTACTGGACAAACTTCACAAAGCATTTCTTACAAAATGGTTCAGAGCGAGAGATCAAAACTGATGGTTCCTGGCATCTCTTGCAAGGAGCCACTGAATCTGTTGTATGAGTAGTCATGGTTGGGTCTTCCAGCTACTGATGCTAATTTTGAGATCTAAATCATAAACTAAATCAACGCTTGGAAATACATTTTTTCACCCTTGCCCTTATCTTTAGAAGTTCCAAGATAAGAAATGATGTTCGATTCAAGTGTCGGTGCTCTCTTATTATTTTGCGAGATATAAATTGAAAAGTTAGCAATAATATTTACATTCATTTCAATCAATAATACTACATGCATGAGTCGGAAATAAGATATTGCcaactaataaataaagacTTGCAACGACCCAGAATCTCTTGTGAAAAAAGCCTCTACCTTGTCTGCTGGCTTCACTAGTGCGATGTCTAAGTCTCCAAAAACCAGTTTACGCTTGTTTGTGGACAGTTTTAACTCTGAGGACttagcttcttcttctccctGAACTCTAATGTCAATTAAGTATGATGGAGGTGAACCTGGACCCTTGAATGGTCCGTTATATGGATTGATGGTGTAATGAGGTTGCTTCGTTGTCGTAGTAATTTCTTCTATGAGGATCGGCTTATTTTTAATCTCAGATCTCTCACTGCCTTGTATGGGCAACTGCAACTCCTGAATATTATCTGAACCAAAAGCCTCATTGATGATGTTTTCGGCAGATGCAAGTTGagcttcatcaatttcttgtttgttAGAATCCCGCTTGACAGATTTATCTGACTTGACAATATTTTTGGCATATTGCTCTATGCTTGAGATAAAGTTgggctcttcttcttcttcgctGTCTTCTAAGGATTGTGGAACATCTACTTCATATTCACGCTGTGGAATGCCTTTTACTTTAAGTTTGGGGGTCGCTAGGTTCTCTCTATCAATTGAACAACCCGATTGCAGTTCAACCATAGCCATGGAAGCCTCAATTATATAGACTCGGAAGTCTTTATAAATTGCAAACTCTTGACCCACTCGGTCATTAACACAGCAATCAAAAACGGCTGATTCTACGCCTTTTTTGTCTACATCAGTTCTAGGATCAGACACCAACATTGGCAGTTCTATATTCTCTTTCACGTCCACCCATCTTTCCTTGGGTACATCTACTGCTGGATCAGTGCAAATATTGATAAAAACCTTGCACCCTTCGGGCAAGTTCAGTTGTGCCTTTAGTTCATTCGAAAAAGATACAATCCTACTTTtcagaacaaaaaatggAGTTGGATCCAGCAATactctcttcttcaccatGGCAAGAGTCTGTCTGTCAACAATTGTGGAGATAGACAACTATATAGACAACTTGGTAATTGGTGATAATTGATTGTCAAGCTCTTCGCCTTCGGTAAACCTCGAATGCGGCTGAAACCAGGACCTATTTAATATAGTAGTGAAAAATAGTATCTTGTTAATAAACATTGATTTAagatcaaaataaatatatctttGAACACCTACTTCATATTGAGATGATTTCAATCTCGGTCCTTTCAAGTCAGTTAGCGGCTAAATGGTTTTACTCATTCGGGTCAGTCAATTGTAGAAGTAGGATAACGGAGCCGATAATAAAGGCTAAGATAATCgcttaaaaaaaatttatagAACATCTGAGAACCAGACAAAATCAGGAATTTTACTCTAGGACTATTATGAATATTGGTATGGTATCCAATCGCGAAAGACGAATCAGTAACTGTTGAAGGAGTGTTACGCGAATGTGCATCCTGTGCATGCTGTTTGGGGCTATTGCATGATTTCCCCACGAAATGGTAAATCCGAACCATCAGACTATAAATCTGTGCGAGTGCGCGCAGTTAATTCGTTTTCAATCGTTTTCAATTCTATCAGCAGTACGGAAAAAATTATGTCTTCTCAATCTACAGCAGCTCCCCAGTGGTGGGAGAAatatccaaatccaaaatcaGAACCCACGTATATTTCTAAAGAGAAAGTAGCTGAAGATGTCAGATCTAAAGAAAACGTACTAGTTATTGATGTACGACGAGATGATTTCAAGGGCGGTAAAATAAAAACCGCATTGAATCTTCCTGCACAAAGTTTCTACAACTCGGTTGACAGTGTGTATGATCTGGCAGAAAAATCTGGAAAAGAGGCCATATACGTGCATTGTAATAGATCCTCAGTCGGTAGCCGGGGTTGGAGAGTGGCCGGCTGGCTGCAAGATACGGCAACATCTAGAGGTGAGAAGGTAAAAATTTACGCAATTACCGATGGAATTGTGGGGTTTGCTACTGGAGGAAAGGAATATACTGAACTTCTAGATGAATACGATCCTGAAGTCTGGgagaaaaaataacaatagATACATGCATGTactcaataaataaaatgtTATTTGTTCCAGTAAGTTCAAACATTTACTTTACAGTGGTAGATACAATGGAGGGTGGGTCCTCTGGCCTATCGTTCTTATCTACTTTCAATCCCTCAATCATTTTAATGGTTTCGATTCCCGACTCTACTCTACCGAATATAGTGTGCTTGTCATCTAACCAAGGAGCCTTTTCAGTTGTAATAAAAAATTGGGATccatttgtatttttgcCAGCATTTGCCATACTCACTGTATACGGACGATCGTGTCTCAACATAGGAGTGAATTCATCTTTAAAGTGCTTACCCCAAATGCTTGTGCCACCTGTTCCATCACCTTCAGGATCACCGCCCTGTATCATGAACTTTTTGATGACTCTGTGGAATATTAAATTGTCATAGTAACCCTTCCTGCAAAGAGCTGTGAAATTTTCTACGGCTAGAGGCGCGTAGTTTGGAAAAAGTCTGACAGTGATATCTCCAAGAGAAGTATGTAAGACAACAGTACTGGATAATTGCGTTTTTGACCCCTCACTTTTATTCGTCTTTGCACTCTGACTTGGTTTAATAACTATTGTTTCATTATGAACGTCTCTAGatgatttgatttctttgtaTTCAGCCTTTGATCTgctgaataaataaaacctGTTTTTCTTAAAACCAGTAGCAAATAGAATTGGATCCTCATTGAACTGTTTGGAGATGGTTTCGTTATTAGAGGTAGCCATATCCATGGTCATAATACTACCATTGTAGTCTGAGGACGCTTTTCCTTGATATAAGCTAAGCGTCATAAAGCGAATATTTTCCTCTCTTCCCAGTAAATTTGAGCACGTGTTGGTGTCTATATTTACGAACTTTATACCCAACAACGTCGAGTAAATAATGAAATTGCTTGATTCAtcgaaaataatattagaGAAGGCTGTAATATCATTCATTGCTTCTTTCTCGAGGGTTAACCGTCGAGCAAATTCACCATTATCTGGTTTGTATACACTGGTACCATATCGGTGCATTTCCTCTATAGTTTCTAAGCTCTCATCGTATTCCCTGATCTTTCTTCCagacttgaaatcaaaaatagccACTCTTCTCTCTGACGAAAATGTTGCAAATTTTGATTCATCTGGTGAAATAGTTAGACATAGAATTGAAGCTTTAGATTTTCTGAAGTCGTATAAATTTGTAGAGCCCTTGAACTCAAAAACGCCTTC
This window harbors:
- the CPR1 gene encoding peptidylprolyl isomerase CPR1 (Cytoplasmic peptidyl-prolyl cis-trans isomerase (cyclophilin); catalyzes the cis-trans isomerization of peptide bonds N-terminal to proline residues; binds the drug cyclosporin A; N-terminally propionylated in vivo; protein abundance increases in response to DNA replication stress; GO_component: GO:0034967 - Set3 complex [Evidence IDA] [PMID 11711434]; GO_component: GO:0005737 - cytoplasm [Evidence IEA,IEA]; GO_component: GO:0000118 - histone deacetylase complex [Evidence IPI] [PMID 15643056]; GO_component: GO:0005758 - mitochondrial intermembrane space [Evidence IEA]; GO_component: GO:0005758 - mitochondrial intermembrane space [Evidence IDA] [PMID 22984289]; GO_component: GO:0005739 - mitochondrion [Evidence IEA]; GO_component: GO:0005739 - mitochondrion [Evidence IDA] [PMID 16823961]; GO_component: GO:0005634 - nucleus [Evidence IEA,IEA]; GO_component: GO:0005634 - nucleus [Evidence IDA] [PMID 15643056]; GO_function: GO:0016018 - cyclosporin A binding [Evidence IMP] [PMID 7515500]; GO_function: GO:0016853 - isomerase activity [Evidence IEA]; GO_function: GO:0003729 - mRNA binding [Evidence IDA] [PMID 23222640]; GO_function: GO:0042277 - peptide binding [Evidence IEA]; GO_function: GO:0003755 - peptidyl-prolyl cis-trans isomerase activity [Evidence IEA,IEA,IEA]; GO_function: GO:0003755 - peptidyl-prolyl cis-trans isomerase activity [Evidence IDA] [PMID 2687115]; GO_process: GO:0030437 - ascospore formation [Evidence IMP] [PMID 15643056]; GO_process: GO:0044267 - cellular protein metabolic process [Evidence IMP] [PMID 11641409]; GO_process: GO:0044267 - cellular protein metabolic process [Evidence IMP] [PMID 12242280]; GO_process: GO:0016575 - histone deacetylation [Evidence IDA] [PMID 11711434]; GO_process: GO:0045836 - positive regulation of meiosis [Evidence IGI,IMP] [PMID 15643056]; GO_process: GO:0006457 - protein folding [Evidence IEA,IEA]; GO_process: GO:0000413 - protein peptidyl-prolyl isomerization [Evidence IEA,IEA,IEA]; GO_process: GO:0015031 - protein transport [Evidence IEA]; GO_process: GO:0006810 - transport [Evidence IEA]); its protein translation is MNVDSSMSKRKAEDSSSDSSDDEYGPSLAPATKQKRRRRLKNEKLYLENLPSSQRYSKSFMHKSQITTIVIQPESSRSGIIATGSSDGYLKFWQKTDNEDGIQFVKQFLAHKSAIRKAIFSTDSRLLLTIGGDKTIKIFDVYSLDMINILEVSIVPSNICWIQGRGSGGSLIAVSVENSSSIYIYDIEKSGNQDSEGEVGNVSGQDYKPVRVADKIHKAPVTLLAYNSLYDCVISVDSLGMIEYWQPSGSNMYNKPEGVFEFKGSTNLYDFRKSKASILCLTISPDESKFATFSSERRVAIFDFKSGRKIREYDESLETIEEMHRYGTSVYKPDNGEFARRLTLEKEAMNDITAFSNIIFDESSNFIIYSTLLGIKFVNIDTNTCSNLLGREENIRFMTLSLYQGKASSDYNGSIMTMDMATSNNETISKQFNEDPILFATGFKKNRFYLFSRSKAEYKEIKSSRDVHNETIVIKPSQSAKTNKSEGSKTQLSSTVVLHTSLGDITVRLFPNYAPLAVENFTALCRKGYYDNLIFHRVIKKFMIQGGDPEGDGTGGTSIWGKHFKDEFTPMLRHDRPYTVSMANAGKNTNGSQFFITTEKAPWLDDKHTIFGRVESGIETIKMIEGLKVDKNDRPEDPPSIVSTTVK
- the PIH1 gene encoding Pih1p (Component of the conserved R2TP complex (Rvb1-Rvb2-Tah1-Pih1); R2TP complex interacts with Hsp90 (Hsp82p and Hsc82p) to mediate assembly large protein complexes such as box C/D snoRNPs and RNA polymerase II; GO_component: GO:0097255 - R2TP complex [Evidence IDA] [PMID 15766533]; GO_component: GO:0097255 - R2TP complex [Evidence IPI] [PMID 18268103]; GO_component: GO:0005737 - cytoplasm [Evidence IEA,IEA]; GO_component: GO:0005737 - cytoplasm [Evidence IDA] [PMID 14562095]; GO_component: GO:0005634 - nucleus [Evidence IEA,IEA]; GO_component: GO:0005634 - nucleus [Evidence IDA] [PMID 14562095]; GO_component: GO:0005732 - small nucleolar ribonucleoprotein complex [Evidence IPI] [PMID 15670595]; GO_function: GO:0003674 - molecular_function [Evidence ND]; GO_process: GO:0008380 - RNA splicing [Evidence IEA]; GO_process: GO:0000492 - box C/D snoRNP assembly [Evidence IMP] [PMID 18268103]; GO_process: GO:0006397 - mRNA processing [Evidence IEA]; GO_process: GO:0006457 - protein folding [Evidence IGI,IMP,IPI] [PMID 15766533]; GO_process: GO:0006364 - rRNA processing [Evidence IGI,IMP,IPI] [PMID 15670595]; GO_process: GO:0008361 - regulation of cell size [Evidence IMP] [PMID 12089449]), translated to MVKKRVLLDPTPFFVLKSRIVSFSNELKAQLNLPEGCKVFINICTDPAVDVPKERWVDVKENIELPMLVSDPRTDVDKKGVESAVFDCCVNDRVGQEFAIYKDFRVYIIEASMAMVELQSGCSIDRENLATPKLKVKGIPQREYEVDVPQSLEDSEEEEEPNFISSIEQYAKNIVKSDKSVKRDSNKQEIDEAQLASAENIINEAFGSDNIQELQLPIQGSERSEIKNKPILIEEITTTTKQPHYTINPYNGPFKGPGSPPSYLIDIRVQGEEEAKSSELKLSTNKRKLVFGDLDIALVKPADKVEAFFTRDSGSLQVFIY